One window from the genome of Phycisphaerales bacterium encodes:
- a CDS encoding pyridoxal-phosphate dependent enzyme yields the protein MPATHEGSKPDMSLVDAVAFDEVRAAAERIAGRVRRTPVLDRTPLDDVLARQLKGERTEVFLKCESLQHTGAFKIRGATNALLQLDESVKGVLTYSSGNHAQAIARAGADLGIPTVIVMPTNAPRVKLESTKREIRRGHENSRIVEYDAATQVREEVGGAIAEAEGLTIVPPYDHPHVIAGQGTAALELFEDVSALDLLLTPCGGGGLLSGSAIVAGSMSPGCQVVGVEPANADDAARSFRSGVLHAVRNPDTIADGTRTPSLGRYTFPLVLRHVDRFVTVDEYEIVAAMRFCLERFKLVVEPSGALGVAGLLRLAHDEPGAVAGRRIGIVLSGGNVDLAAIDGVGEG from the coding sequence ATGCCCGCGACCCATGAGGGATCGAAGCCGGACATGTCCCTGGTCGACGCCGTCGCGTTCGATGAGGTGCGTGCGGCCGCGGAACGCATTGCCGGCCGCGTGCGGCGGACGCCGGTGCTCGATCGCACGCCGCTGGACGACGTCCTGGCGCGGCAGCTGAAGGGCGAGCGGACCGAGGTCTTCCTCAAGTGCGAGAGCCTCCAGCACACCGGGGCCTTCAAGATCCGCGGCGCGACGAACGCCTTGTTGCAGCTCGATGAGAGCGTGAAGGGCGTGCTGACGTACAGCAGCGGCAACCACGCCCAGGCCATCGCGCGGGCGGGGGCCGACTTGGGCATCCCGACCGTGATCGTCATGCCGACCAACGCGCCGCGCGTGAAGCTTGAATCGACCAAACGCGAGATCCGGCGGGGGCATGAGAACTCGAGGATCGTCGAGTACGACGCGGCGACGCAGGTGCGTGAGGAGGTCGGCGGGGCCATCGCCGAGGCCGAGGGGCTGACGATCGTCCCGCCCTACGACCACCCGCACGTCATCGCGGGCCAGGGGACGGCGGCGCTCGAGCTGTTCGAGGACGTTAGCGCGCTCGACCTCTTGCTCACGCCCTGCGGCGGCGGGGGATTGCTCAGCGGCTCGGCCATCGTCGCTGGCAGCATGAGCCCCGGGTGCCAGGTCGTGGGCGTCGAGCCGGCCAACGCCGACGACGCGGCGCGGAGCTTCCGCAGCGGCGTGCTGCACGCGGTGCGCAACCCCGACACCATCGCCGACGGCACGCGCACGCCCAGCCTCGGGCGGTACACCTTCCCGCTCGTGCTGCGGCACGTCGACCGGTTCGTGACCGTCGACGAGTACGAGATCGTGGCGGCGATGCGATTCTGCCTGGAGCGATTCAAGCTGGTGGTCGAGCCGTCGGGGGCGCTGGGCGTCGCCGGCCTGCTGCGGCTGGCCCACGACGAGCCCGGCGCGGTCGCGGGCCGACGCATCGGCATCGTGCTGAGCGGGGGCAACGTCGATCTGGCGGCGATCGACGGCGTGGGCGAGGGGTAG
- a CDS encoding aminotransferase class I/II-fold pyridoxal phosphate-dependent enzyme: MTATDPAASPTLQSIQSERLAALPTYLFHRLDAAKAEYRARGPGAPLIDLGVGDPDRPTPDFIVSALRQAVKDPTTHRYPASKGSKKFRQGAARFMQRRFGVTVDADRHVLACIGSKEGIAHLPLAVVNPGRAILCPSLGYPVYHAGAILADARPVSMPMRAASGWTPLWEEVPPADVEDAALMWVNYPNNPTGASVPLDFYTQAAGFARDHGIILASDQAYSELYYEKDMPDSLWKAKGTDIDRDPFIEFHSLSKGFNMTGWRIGFAVGHQAVIDALAKAKGPIDSGAFTAVQEAGIVALENFDHDDMDALRAMYVERLDATMEGVKKIGAKAERPRAGLFVWAQCPAEKGGAPMDSWAFAMRCIAEAGVSLVPGAGFGEDGKYWFRIAMTVEAEKIAEAFGRVAAIDWSK; the protein is encoded by the coding sequence ATGACCGCCACCGACCCTGCCGCCTCCCCCACCCTTCAGTCCATCCAGTCCGAGCGCCTCGCCGCGCTGCCGACCTATCTCTTCCACCGGCTCGACGCGGCCAAGGCCGAGTACCGCGCCCGCGGGCCGGGGGCGCCGCTGATCGACCTCGGGGTTGGCGATCCCGATCGCCCGACCCCCGACTTCATCGTCAGCGCGCTCCGGCAGGCCGTGAAGGACCCCACGACCCACCGCTACCCCGCGAGCAAGGGTTCAAAGAAGTTCCGCCAGGGCGCGGCCCGGTTCATGCAGCGGCGCTTCGGGGTCACCGTCGACGCCGATCGGCACGTGCTGGCGTGCATCGGCAGCAAGGAGGGCATCGCCCACCTGCCCCTGGCGGTCGTCAACCCCGGGCGGGCGATCCTGTGCCCGAGCCTGGGCTACCCGGTCTACCACGCCGGGGCGATCCTGGCCGACGCCCGGCCGGTCAGCATGCCGATGCGGGCCGCCAGCGGCTGGACGCCCCTGTGGGAGGAGGTCCCGCCCGCCGACGTCGAGGATGCGGCGCTCATGTGGGTGAACTATCCGAACAACCCGACCGGCGCGTCGGTGCCGCTGGACTTCTACACGCAGGCCGCCGGCTTCGCGCGCGACCACGGCATCATCCTGGCCAGCGACCAGGCGTACAGCGAGCTCTACTACGAGAAGGACATGCCCGACAGCCTCTGGAAGGCCAAGGGCACCGACATCGACCGCGACCCCTTCATCGAGTTCCACAGCCTGAGCAAGGGCTTCAACATGACCGGCTGGCGCATCGGCTTCGCCGTGGGCCACCAGGCCGTCATCGACGCGCTGGCCAAGGCCAAGGGCCCCATCGACAGCGGCGCCTTCACGGCCGTGCAGGAAGCCGGCATCGTCGCGCTGGAGAACTTCGACCACGACGACATGGACGCCCTCCGCGCCATGTACGTCGAGCGCCTCGACGCGACCATGGAGGGCGTCAAGAAGATCGGCGCCAAGGCCGAGCGGCCCAGGGCCGGCCTGTTCGTCTGGGCCCAGTGCCCGGCCGAGAAGGGCGGGGCGCCGATGGACTCGTGGGCGTTCGCCATGCGGTGCATCGCGGAGGCGGGCGTCAGCCTCGTGCCCGGCGCGGGCTTCGGCGAGGACGGCAAGTACTGGTTCCGCATCGCCATGACCGTCGAGGCCGAAAAGATCGCCGAGGCATTCGGCCGCGTCGCGGCCATCGACTGGAGCAAGTAG
- the murF gene encoding UDP-N-acetylmuramoyl-tripeptide--D-alanyl-D-alanine ligase → MIPLARLPELLDGRWLAPGEGVATGASIDTRTLEPDQVFFALPGTRVDGHDYLEQAAERCTSLAVVERDVSPPDGLPVFRVASVQGAMWTLAAWYHSTLRARVIAVMGSNGKTTTVRMLAAVLGEAMHVHASQRSFNNALGLPLTILNCPADADALVCELGEGEPGALARYAGLARPDAAIVTSVGRAHVGELGGLEAVRAEFREALETIGPDATAFVPEGDVWLHERGSKAFAVSSARHATGGIEFELPDGSAWTIPVVGLHNASNAAAVIEVARELGVDDHAIEAGLRSFEPADMRLAVREMGGATVLVDCYNANPDSMAAALRTLAEVAQGRHAVAVVGDMLELGEDSEAWHREMGRLAGASADACVFIGPASQTAFEAADAGEWFETVEDAQAAVRRHAGPGAVVLLKASRGMALERLLDALQRASVA, encoded by the coding sequence ATGATCCCGCTGGCTCGATTGCCCGAGTTGCTCGACGGCCGCTGGCTCGCGCCCGGCGAGGGCGTTGCAACCGGCGCGAGCATCGACACGCGGACGCTCGAGCCCGACCAGGTGTTCTTCGCGCTACCGGGCACTCGAGTCGACGGCCACGACTACCTGGAGCAGGCAGCGGAGCGGTGTACGAGCCTTGCGGTCGTCGAGCGTGACGTGTCGCCGCCGGACGGGCTGCCCGTCTTCCGCGTCGCGAGCGTGCAAGGGGCGATGTGGACGCTGGCCGCGTGGTATCACTCGACGCTCCGCGCGCGTGTAATCGCGGTCATGGGCAGCAACGGCAAGACCACCACCGTGCGCATGCTGGCGGCGGTGCTTGGCGAGGCCATGCACGTCCACGCATCACAGCGATCGTTCAACAACGCGCTGGGCCTCCCGCTCACGATCTTGAACTGCCCGGCGGACGCCGACGCGCTCGTCTGCGAGCTGGGCGAGGGCGAACCGGGTGCGCTCGCGCGATATGCCGGCCTTGCTCGGCCCGATGCTGCAATCGTCACGAGCGTCGGCCGGGCGCACGTGGGCGAACTGGGCGGCCTCGAAGCCGTGCGAGCGGAGTTCCGTGAGGCACTCGAGACCATCGGACCGGACGCCACGGCGTTCGTGCCCGAAGGCGATGTCTGGCTGCACGAGCGCGGCAGCAAGGCCTTCGCGGTCTCGAGTGCGAGGCACGCGACGGGCGGGATCGAGTTCGAACTTCCCGACGGCAGCGCCTGGACCATCCCCGTCGTCGGCCTGCACAACGCCTCGAACGCGGCGGCCGTGATCGAGGTCGCTCGCGAGTTGGGCGTCGATGACCACGCGATCGAGGCCGGGCTCCGGTCCTTCGAGCCGGCCGACATGCGGCTGGCGGTCCGCGAGATGGGCGGCGCAACCGTGCTGGTCGACTGCTACAACGCCAACCCGGATTCCATGGCCGCGGCCCTGCGCACGCTGGCGGAGGTCGCCCAGGGCCGGCACGCGGTGGCGGTCGTCGGAGACATGCTCGAACTCGGTGAGGATTCGGAGGCGTGGCACCGGGAGATGGGCCGCCTTGCGGGAGCGTCGGCCGACGCGTGCGTCTTCATCGGACCGGCGTCGCAAACCGCGTTCGAGGCGGCGGACGCCGGCGAGTGGTTCGAGACGGTCGAGGACGCTCAAGCGGCCGTCCGCCGCCACGCGGGCCCGGGGGCGGTGGTGCTGCTGAAGGCATCCCGCGGCATGGCGCTCGAACGCCTGCTCGACGCCCTGCAACGAGCCTCGGTGGCCTAG
- a CDS encoding calcium/sodium antiporter, with product MLTALLIVLSLAMLTAGAELLVRSSAGLARRIGVSPFVIGAIIVGFGTSTPELSASTVAALRGAGDIAVGNVVGSNIFNVAMVLGVAALIRPVSTDPKAIRFDLAVAAAVSFIPWLSLLTGGELPRWMGVLMLVGLAAFVVRSFRHGAVDDAETEMGTAMAGEVARGKSLALGIVGSVAGLALLVLGAKLLVDAAVGIARDAGLSELVIGLTIVAIGTSLPELVTGVVAALKGHAELALGNVLGSNVFNLLGILGVATIITPQQIASQTLWLDAPLMLGLVLALAVIAYTGKRISRVEGVVLTALWVGYVVTLLLIA from the coding sequence ATGCTCACCGCGCTGCTGATCGTCCTGTCGCTGGCGATGCTGACGGCGGGCGCCGAGTTGCTCGTGCGCTCGTCCGCGGGGCTCGCGCGCCGCATCGGCGTCTCGCCCTTCGTCATCGGCGCCATCATCGTTGGCTTCGGCACCAGCACGCCCGAGCTGAGCGCCTCGACCGTTGCCGCCCTCCGCGGCGCGGGAGACATCGCGGTGGGCAACGTCGTGGGCTCGAACATCTTCAACGTCGCCATGGTGCTGGGCGTCGCGGCGCTGATCCGTCCGGTCTCGACCGACCCTAAGGCCATCCGCTTCGACTTGGCCGTCGCGGCGGCGGTGTCGTTCATCCCATGGCTCTCGCTCCTCACCGGCGGCGAGCTGCCCCGGTGGATGGGCGTGCTCATGCTCGTGGGCCTGGCCGCGTTCGTCGTGCGCTCGTTCAGGCACGGCGCGGTCGATGACGCCGAGACCGAGATGGGTACCGCGATGGCGGGCGAGGTCGCGCGCGGCAAGAGCCTGGCACTGGGCATCGTGGGGAGCGTCGCCGGGCTCGCGCTCCTCGTCCTTGGCGCCAAGTTGCTCGTCGACGCGGCGGTCGGCATCGCCCGCGATGCCGGGCTCAGCGAGCTCGTCATCGGCCTGACGATCGTGGCCATCGGCACGTCGCTGCCCGAACTCGTGACCGGCGTGGTGGCGGCGCTGAAGGGCCATGCCGAACTGGCCCTGGGCAACGTGCTCGGGTCGAACGTCTTCAACCTGCTGGGAATCCTGGGCGTGGCGACCATCATCACGCCCCAGCAGATCGCCAGCCAGACGCTCTGGCTCGATGCGCCGCTCATGCTGGGCCTGGTGCTCGCGCTCGCCGTGATCGCTTACACCGGCAAGCGGATCAGCCGCGTCGAGGGCGTCGTGCTGACCGCGCTCTGGGTCGGCTACGTCGTCACCCTCCTGCTCATCGCCTAG
- the queA gene encoding tRNA preQ1(34) S-adenosylmethionine ribosyltransferase-isomerase QueA produces the protein MLLRNTDALPEGHMLRTRDLDYDLPRELIATAPAEPRDSARLLVVRGQDRLEHAVFRDLPGFLAADDRVVVNTSRVIPARLLGRREDTGGQAEGLFLEFGDEPGLWVCMVKARRFKPSARIALFDQNGAPSPHAIELVDRHPGVPGAWIVRLVGGPWEDAWQFKMHSMAVISEVGHVPLPPYIRSARRDDGQDDERTEDLERYQTVYADPAEAGSVAAPTAGLHFTPTVLEALAGRGVVRRDVTLHVGAGTFREVETELVEDHDMHHELCHAPASVMDDLHTARQGGHRVVAVGTTAARTIEAGADGPGGWFETNLLITPGYRWKLASALITNFHLPRSTLMAMVAALLPGGVEQLQDVYAQAIEARYRFYSYGDAMLVLP, from the coding sequence ATGCTGCTTCGCAACACCGACGCGTTGCCCGAGGGCCACATGCTGCGGACACGAGACCTCGACTACGACCTGCCGCGGGAGCTCATCGCGACCGCCCCTGCCGAGCCGCGCGATAGCGCCAGGCTCCTCGTGGTCCGAGGCCAGGACCGGCTCGAGCACGCCGTCTTCCGCGACCTGCCCGGCTTCCTGGCTGCCGACGATCGCGTCGTCGTCAACACCAGCCGCGTCATCCCCGCCCGCCTGCTCGGCCGGCGAGAGGACACCGGCGGACAGGCCGAGGGCTTGTTCCTGGAGTTCGGCGACGAGCCCGGGCTGTGGGTGTGCATGGTCAAGGCCCGGCGGTTCAAGCCGAGCGCGCGGATCGCGCTGTTCGATCAAAACGGCGCCCCATCGCCCCACGCGATCGAGTTGGTCGACCGCCACCCCGGAGTCCCTGGGGCCTGGATCGTTCGCCTCGTTGGCGGTCCGTGGGAGGACGCCTGGCAATTCAAGATGCACAGCATGGCCGTGATCAGCGAGGTCGGCCACGTCCCGCTGCCGCCGTACATCCGCAGTGCGAGGCGCGACGACGGGCAGGACGACGAACGCACCGAAGACTTGGAGCGCTACCAGACCGTCTACGCCGACCCGGCCGAGGCGGGCTCGGTGGCCGCCCCGACGGCAGGGCTGCACTTCACGCCCACCGTGCTCGAGGCACTCGCCGGCCGGGGCGTTGTCCGCCGCGACGTCACGCTCCACGTCGGGGCCGGCACGTTCCGAGAGGTCGAGACCGAGCTCGTCGAAGACCACGACATGCACCACGAGCTGTGCCACGCCCCGGCGAGCGTGATGGACGACCTCCACACCGCGCGGCAAGGCGGCCATCGGGTGGTGGCGGTGGGCACGACGGCCGCCCGCACCATCGAGGCCGGCGCCGATGGCCCCGGCGGGTGGTTCGAGACCAACCTGCTCATCACGCCCGGCTACCGGTGGAAGCTGGCCAGCGCCCTGATCACCAACTTCCACCTACCACGCTCGACGCTCATGGCCATGGTCGCCGCCCTCCTGCCCGGCGGGGTCGAGCAACTCCAAGACGTCTACGCCCAAGCGATCGAGGCTCGGTACAGGTTCTATTCGTACGGCGACGCGATGTTGGTGCTGCCGTGA
- a CDS encoding UDP-N-acetylmuramoyl-L-alanyl-D-glutamate--2,6-diaminopimelate ligase has translation MLLSDLIRDLPITVHGSVDVRIAGVSEDSRRIDRGWLFVARPGVKSNGDAFVSDALERGAAAVLASHRHEATVALVCQDPARIGAVLAERWHGSPSSRLGLAGVTGTNGKTTVAWLLRRLLSTGGHKSGLIGTIEIDEGAGARPADLTTPAAEDLSASLARMVGHGCDFAAIEASSHALHQHRVAGLRFSVAVFTNLSGDHLDYHGTMDAYADAKALLFSSLEPDALAIVNADDAASDRMLRDCRATVLRCSMHGPADATVRIVAADLESHVEMTGPWGTVEASLPLVGDHNAMNALQAVAAAHALGLGRDDIEHALPALGPPPGRLEPVKVDGVDGPRVLVDYAHTDDALEKALLAVASRKGEGRLWVVFGCGGDRDRTKRPRMGAVAGRLTDRVVVTSDNPRTEDPESIVQEVLAGVPGDVWQASDPDREAAIHATISQADAADVVVIAGKGHEDYQIVRTDSGGTAKRPFDDRLVAREALLRRPSLAGGKR, from the coding sequence ATGCTGCTGAGCGACCTCATCCGCGACCTCCCCATCACCGTGCACGGCTCGGTCGATGTTCGTATTGCCGGCGTCTCCGAGGACAGCCGAAGGATCGATCGCGGCTGGTTGTTCGTCGCCAGGCCGGGCGTCAAGAGCAATGGTGACGCGTTCGTGTCCGACGCCCTGGAACGCGGGGCAGCGGCGGTGCTGGCCAGCCATCGCCACGAGGCGACAGTGGCTCTCGTCTGCCAGGATCCGGCCAGGATCGGCGCCGTGCTGGCCGAACGATGGCACGGGTCGCCGAGCTCGAGGCTCGGGCTGGCGGGCGTCACCGGAACCAACGGCAAGACCACCGTCGCCTGGCTGCTTCGCCGCCTTCTGAGCACGGGCGGGCACAAGAGCGGCCTGATCGGCACCATCGAGATCGACGAGGGTGCCGGCGCGAGGCCGGCCGACCTGACAACCCCGGCGGCCGAGGACCTGAGCGCCTCGCTCGCCCGCATGGTCGGCCATGGCTGCGACTTCGCGGCCATCGAGGCGTCGAGCCACGCGCTGCACCAGCACCGGGTTGCCGGGCTGCGGTTCTCCGTAGCCGTCTTCACGAACCTGAGCGGCGACCACCTGGACTACCACGGCACGATGGACGCCTACGCCGACGCGAAGGCCCTGCTGTTCTCGTCGCTCGAACCGGACGCGCTGGCGATCGTGAACGCCGACGACGCGGCGAGCGATCGCATGCTCCGCGACTGCCGCGCGACGGTGCTGCGGTGCTCGATGCACGGCCCGGCCGACGCCACCGTGCGCATCGTTGCGGCAGACCTGGAGAGCCACGTCGAGATGACGGGGCCGTGGGGAACCGTCGAGGCATCGCTGCCGCTCGTGGGCGACCATAACGCGATGAACGCGCTCCAGGCCGTCGCCGCGGCACATGCCCTGGGGCTGGGTCGCGATGACATCGAGCACGCGCTGCCCGCACTCGGCCCGCCGCCCGGCCGGCTCGAGCCGGTGAAGGTCGATGGCGTCGATGGCCCACGCGTGCTGGTCGATTATGCGCACACCGACGACGCGCTCGAGAAGGCGCTGCTCGCGGTAGCTAGCCGAAAGGGCGAGGGCAGGCTCTGGGTCGTCTTCGGCTGCGGCGGGGATCGCGACCGGACCAAGCGGCCGCGCATGGGCGCCGTCGCCGGCCGGCTGACCGACCGCGTGGTCGTGACGAGCGACAACCCCCGGACCGAAGACCCCGAGTCCATCGTGCAAGAGGTGCTCGCGGGCGTGCCCGGGGACGTCTGGCAGGCGAGCGACCCGGACCGCGAGGCGGCGATCCATGCCACGATCTCGCAGGCCGACGCCGCCGACGTCGTCGTCATCGCCGGCAAGGGCCACGAGGACTACCAGATCGTCCGCACCGACTCCGGCGGCACCGCCAAGCGGCCGTTCGATGACCGGCTGGTCGCGCGCGAGGCCTTGCTCCGCCGGCCGAGCCTGGCCGGAGGCAAGCGATGA
- a CDS encoding DUF1801 domain-containing protein, translated as MPTAKPTTIPAYMKSLPADRRELVQAIRDTINKNIDPVFEEGMQYNMPAWYVPHSAYPAGYHCDAKQPLPFASVASQKSHVGIYLFCLYQDEARQAEFVKAWKATGSKLDMGKSCIRVKKLEDVPLDVLGKAIKKMKAKAFIASYDAVRPDGPKGMNAKGAKVTKKKVEKKTTTKKKAATKKTTKKAGKKTAARKK; from the coding sequence ATGCCGACCGCCAAGCCCACCACAATTCCCGCGTACATGAAGTCGCTGCCGGCCGACCGCCGCGAGCTCGTGCAGGCCATCCGCGACACGATCAACAAGAACATCGATCCGGTGTTCGAGGAGGGCATGCAGTACAACATGCCCGCGTGGTACGTGCCGCACTCGGCCTACCCCGCCGGCTACCACTGCGATGCCAAGCAGCCCCTGCCCTTCGCCAGCGTCGCCAGCCAGAAGAGCCACGTGGGCATCTACCTGTTCTGCCTCTACCAGGACGAAGCCAGGCAGGCCGAGTTCGTGAAGGCGTGGAAGGCGACCGGCTCCAAGCTCGACATGGGCAAGAGCTGCATCCGCGTGAAGAAGCTCGAGGACGTGCCGCTCGACGTGCTGGGAAAGGCCATCAAGAAGATGAAGGCCAAGGCGTTCATCGCGTCCTACGACGCCGTTCGGCCCGATGGGCCCAAGGGCATGAACGCGAAGGGCGCGAAGGTCACGAAGAAGAAGGTCGAGAAGAAGACGACTACGAAGAAGAAGGCGGCGACCAAAAAGACGACGAAGAAGGCCGGCAAGAAGACCGCGGCGCGCAAGAAGTAG
- a CDS encoding HAD-IIIA family hydrolase, translating into MVVFPPEIRALPDARTAPGPRRPAVFFDRDDTLIANATLPAEAFAGTPGDLADPAWIRPLPDAIDACARAVSLGYAVVLVTNQGVVARGGATLDEVEAACVRTIEVLGPGIEACFACPFHPNGAGPAELCREHPWRKPQPGMLLAASELLGLDLAGSWMVGDAVRDVEAGEAAGLLPSRCLLLSGEMTLAAALDRVARHPVGAHG; encoded by the coding sequence GTGGTCGTCTTTCCGCCCGAAATCCGCGCTTTGCCCGATGCCCGCACCGCGCCTGGCCCGCGCCGGCCGGCGGTCTTCTTCGATCGCGACGACACCCTCATCGCAAACGCGACGCTCCCGGCCGAGGCCTTCGCGGGTACGCCGGGCGACCTCGCCGACCCGGCGTGGATCCGACCGCTGCCGGACGCGATCGACGCGTGCGCGCGAGCGGTCTCGCTGGGGTACGCCGTCGTGCTCGTGACCAACCAGGGCGTCGTCGCTCGGGGCGGTGCCACGCTCGACGAGGTCGAGGCCGCGTGCGTGCGCACGATCGAGGTGCTTGGGCCGGGCATCGAGGCGTGCTTCGCATGCCCGTTCCACCCAAACGGCGCGGGGCCTGCCGAGCTCTGCCGCGAGCATCCGTGGCGCAAGCCGCAGCCGGGGATGCTGCTGGCGGCAAGCGAATTGCTCGGGCTCGACCTGGCTGGTTCGTGGATGGTGGGCGACGCCGTGCGAGATGTCGAGGCCGGAGAGGCCGCGGGTCTGCTACCGAGTCGATGCCTCCTTCTTTCGGGAGAGATGACGCTCGCGGCCGCCTTGGATCGCGTTGCACGGCATCCGGTGGGTGCGCATGGATGA
- the mraY gene encoding phospho-N-acetylmuramoyl-pentapeptide-transferase: protein MLYWLTKLLDGALPEWMMTLLRVFYQEQFRALAAAVLSFALVLFFGKPTIAQLVKFKIGDAGLTDAEALRRGAASKKNTPTMGGVLTSAAVFVSTILLGDLGNFYVTAGLLLMMSLAAVGAADDVLKMLASRREGGRQGLHSWEKLLFQLGVGALISYFVYRHGSGQDFAHVLNLPFQRTTLPGTGGVNPAVLFLPMGVFVVLGTLMIAGLSNATNMTDGMDGLAGGLSAIVAAGIVVLAMIAGWQATAQDLLVPYVPGAEELGVLAGALLGACLGFLWWNCYPAQVFMGDTGSLAIGGLFGYVALVTRQEVVVLLMCGVFLLEIASVVLQVGYFKWTKRSGQGKRIFLCAPFHHHLHLSGLAEPKVVVRLWIVGVLLLVLALASIKLR from the coding sequence GTGCTGTACTGGCTGACCAAGCTGCTCGACGGGGCGCTGCCCGAGTGGATGATGACGCTGCTGCGCGTCTTCTACCAAGAACAATTCCGGGCGCTCGCGGCGGCGGTGCTGTCGTTCGCCTTGGTCCTGTTCTTCGGCAAGCCGACGATCGCCCAGCTCGTGAAGTTCAAGATCGGCGATGCGGGCCTGACCGATGCCGAGGCGCTGCGGCGCGGCGCCGCCTCGAAGAAGAACACCCCCACCATGGGCGGCGTGCTGACGAGCGCGGCGGTGTTCGTGTCGACCATCCTGCTGGGTGACCTGGGCAACTTCTACGTCACCGCCGGCTTGCTCTTGATGATGAGCCTGGCCGCCGTGGGGGCGGCCGACGACGTACTCAAGATGCTCGCCTCTCGGCGGGAAGGCGGGCGGCAGGGCCTGCACAGCTGGGAGAAGCTGCTGTTCCAGCTCGGCGTGGGCGCGCTGATCTCGTACTTCGTGTACCGGCACGGGTCGGGGCAGGACTTCGCGCACGTGCTCAACCTGCCCTTCCAGCGGACGACGCTGCCGGGCACTGGCGGGGTCAACCCGGCGGTGCTGTTCCTGCCGATGGGGGTGTTCGTCGTGCTGGGCACGCTGATGATCGCGGGCCTGAGCAACGCGACGAACATGACGGACGGCATGGACGGTCTCGCCGGCGGGCTGAGCGCCATCGTGGCCGCGGGCATCGTGGTGCTGGCCATGATCGCCGGCTGGCAGGCAACGGCCCAGGACTTGCTGGTGCCCTACGTGCCCGGAGCGGAGGAACTCGGCGTGCTAGCCGGGGCGCTGCTCGGCGCCTGCCTGGGCTTCCTATGGTGGAACTGCTACCCGGCCCAGGTTTTCATGGGCGACACCGGGTCTCTGGCTATTGGCGGCCTGTTCGGGTACGTGGCCCTGGTCACCCGTCAGGAGGTCGTGGTCCTGCTCATGTGCGGGGTCTTTCTGCTGGAGATCGCATCCGTGGTGCTCCAGGTCGGGTATTTCAAGTGGACGAAGCGCTCGGGGCAGGGCAAGCGGATCTTCCTGTGCGCGCCGTTCCACCACCACCTGCACCTGAGCGGGCTTGCCGAGCCCAAGGTGGTGGTCAGGCTCTGGATCGTCGGGGTGTTGTTGCTGGTGCTTGCGCTGGCATCGATCAAGCTTCGGTGA
- a CDS encoding glycosyltransferase family 9 protein yields the protein MDEAFGEHDRRLLIVLPSWVGDAVMATPALRLIRETLPGWFIGAICRPGVDQVLAGLDALDEVHVAPMSGVFGPKRVAAQLRPRRYRAALLLTNSFSTALASRIAGVPLRLGYDRDGRGMLLTHRLAAPRREDGEWAVVPAAAYYHHAARALLDVLADRTVDARAAIAPLPEHARLELALTDDEAARAGEVLESAGISPDARLAVLNPGGNNPAKRWPTERYAALADWLVEEHGLSSVINASPAEVGIARAIQNASVAEPACLADHGGSLASLKGVLARSSLMVTNDTGPRHMAAALGVPVVSLFGPTDHRWTTIPAPAGEAIVLADPDLPEGQTANDDPQRSRIDRISLDRVREAVDGLLNRSPTRADD from the coding sequence ATGGATGAGGCGTTTGGCGAGCACGACCGGCGGCTGCTGATCGTCCTGCCGTCGTGGGTCGGCGATGCCGTGATGGCGACGCCTGCCCTGCGCCTGATCCGCGAGACGCTGCCCGGCTGGTTCATCGGCGCCATCTGCCGGCCGGGGGTCGACCAGGTGCTCGCGGGCCTCGATGCGCTCGACGAGGTGCACGTGGCGCCGATGTCCGGCGTGTTCGGTCCGAAGCGGGTGGCGGCCCAGCTCCGGCCCCGTCGCTACCGGGCAGCGCTCTTGCTGACCAACTCGTTCTCCACGGCGCTCGCGAGTCGCATCGCGGGCGTGCCGCTACGGCTCGGGTATGACCGCGATGGCCGCGGCATGCTCTTGACGCACCGGCTCGCTGCTCCTCGACGCGAAGACGGCGAGTGGGCCGTCGTACCAGCGGCGGCGTACTACCACCACGCGGCGCGGGCGTTGCTCGACGTGCTGGCGGATCGAACGGTCGATGCGCGGGCGGCGATCGCGCCGTTGCCTGAGCATGCGCGCCTCGAACTGGCCTTGACCGACGACGAGGCGGCACGCGCGGGCGAGGTGCTCGAGAGCGCGGGCATCTCGCCAGATGCACGGCTGGCCGTGCTGAACCCCGGCGGCAACAACCCGGCCAAGCGTTGGCCGACCGAGCGATACGCGGCGTTGGCGGATTGGCTGGTGGAGGAGCACGGCCTTTCGAGCGTCATCAATGCGTCGCCCGCGGAGGTCGGCATCGCACGCGCGATCCAGAACGCGTCGGTGGCCGAGCCGGCGTGCCTGGCCGACCACGGCGGCTCGCTGGCGTCGCTCAAGGGCGTGCTCGCGCGAAGTTCGCTGATGGTGACCAACGACACCGGGCCCCGGCACATGGCGGCGGCCCTGGGCGTGCCCGTTGTGAGCCTGTTCGGGCCGACGGACCATCGCTGGACGACGATCCCAGCGCCTGCCGGAGAGGCGATCGTGCTGGCCGATCCGGACCTGCCCGAGGGCCAGACGGCCAACGACGACCCGCAGCGCAGCCGGATCGATCGCATCTCGCTCGATCGGGTCCGAGAGGCCGTCGACGGGTTGCTCAACCGCAGCCCCACGCGGGCCGATGATTGA